In Chlorogloeopsis sp. ULAP01, the following are encoded in one genomic region:
- a CDS encoding ATP-dependent Clp protease ATP-binding subunit — protein MFEHFTSEAIKVVMLAQEEARRLGHNFVGTEQILLGLLGEGTGVAAKVLTELGVTLKDARREVERIIGRGSGFVPPEIPFTPKVKTLFEQSFKEARSLGHNYIGTEHLLLGLTEAGEGVAAKVLQNLGVDLSQIRTIVIRRLGEVTSVGAGSSGSPRRTQTLTLEEYGRNLTKLAQEGKLDPVVGREKEIERAVQILGRRTKNNPVLIGEPGVGKTAIAEGLAQRIANQDVPDILQDKQVISLDMGLLVAGTRFRGDFEERLKKIMEEIRSTGNIILVIDEMHTLVGAGGVEGGMDAANILKPALAKGEMQCIGATTLDEYRQHIERDAALERRFQPIMVGEPSVEETLEILRGLRSAYEQHHRVQILDEALVAAAQLSDRYISDRFLPDKAIDLIDEAGSRVRLRHSTAVANRELKRELATITKAKDEAVRAQNFDKAGNLRDRELEIEAQLADPQDGQSVNKPVVDEEDIAQIVASWTNIPVNKLTESESEMLLHLEDTLHQRLIGQEQAVTAVSRAIRRARVGLKNPNRPIASFIFSGPTGVGKTELAKALAAYFFGSEEAMIRLDMSEFMERHTVSKLIGSPPGYVGYDEGGQLTEAVRRRPYTVLLFDEIEKAHPDVFNMLLQMMDDGRLTDAKGRVVDFKNTLIILTSNIGSRVIEKGGGGLGFQFGEDEAEASYNRIKSLVNEELKAYFRPEFLNRLDEIIVFTQLKRDEVKQIAQIMLKEVASRLTEKDIALEVTERFQERVVQEGYNPSYGARPLRRAIMRLLEDSLAEAMLSGQIVAGDTAIVDVDDDGQVTVRKSEKPELLLASVG, from the coding sequence ATGTTTGAACATTTTACTTCCGAAGCTATTAAAGTAGTTATGCTCGCCCAGGAGGAAGCACGTCGGCTGGGTCACAACTTTGTAGGGACTGAACAAATTCTCCTGGGTTTGCTAGGAGAAGGAACTGGGGTTGCTGCCAAAGTGCTGACGGAATTGGGCGTTACTCTCAAAGACGCACGTCGCGAAGTCGAAAGAATTATCGGTCGGGGTTCTGGCTTTGTACCGCCAGAAATTCCTTTTACCCCGAAAGTAAAAACTTTGTTCGAGCAATCATTTAAAGAAGCTCGTAGTCTCGGACACAATTACATTGGTACTGAACACTTGCTTTTGGGGCTAACGGAAGCAGGTGAAGGAGTCGCCGCTAAAGTATTGCAAAATTTGGGAGTAGACCTCTCGCAAATTCGCACTATAGTAATTCGACGTTTGGGTGAAGTCACCTCTGTCGGCGCTGGTAGCAGTGGTAGCCCCAGACGTACCCAAACACTAACTTTAGAAGAATATGGCAGAAATCTTACTAAACTAGCGCAAGAAGGTAAGCTCGATCCAGTAGTCGGTCGCGAGAAGGAAATTGAACGTGCAGTTCAAATTCTTGGTCGTCGCACAAAGAATAACCCAGTTTTGATTGGCGAACCTGGAGTCGGTAAAACAGCGATCGCCGAAGGTTTAGCACAACGTATTGCCAACCAAGATGTTCCTGACATTTTACAAGACAAGCAAGTTATCAGCCTTGATATGGGCTTGTTGGTGGCAGGCACTCGCTTCCGTGGTGATTTTGAGGAACGCCTCAAAAAAATCATGGAGGAAATCCGTTCTACAGGTAACATCATCCTCGTGATTGATGAAATGCACACTCTTGTTGGTGCGGGTGGTGTAGAAGGCGGCATGGATGCTGCTAATATCCTCAAGCCAGCATTGGCAAAAGGCGAAATGCAGTGTATTGGCGCAACAACCCTTGATGAGTATCGCCAGCATATCGAACGTGATGCTGCACTAGAGCGCCGTTTTCAACCAATTATGGTTGGCGAACCCTCGGTAGAAGAAACTCTCGAAATTCTTCGCGGCTTGCGTTCAGCTTACGAGCAACACCACAGAGTCCAAATTTTGGATGAAGCCCTAGTTGCTGCCGCTCAATTATCTGATCGCTACATTAGTGATCGCTTCTTACCAGATAAAGCGATCGATTTGATTGACGAAGCTGGTTCTCGTGTTCGTTTGCGACACTCAACTGCTGTCGCCAATCGCGAACTCAAGCGTGAATTAGCCACCATTACTAAAGCTAAAGACGAAGCTGTCAGAGCACAAAACTTTGACAAAGCAGGAAATCTACGCGATCGCGAGTTAGAAATTGAAGCTCAACTAGCCGACCCACAAGATGGTCAATCTGTCAACAAACCTGTTGTTGATGAAGAAGACATCGCTCAAATCGTCGCCTCTTGGACTAATATCCCGGTTAACAAGCTAACCGAATCTGAGTCCGAAATGCTGTTGCACTTAGAAGATACCCTGCATCAGCGACTCATCGGTCAAGAGCAAGCAGTGACGGCAGTATCTCGTGCCATCCGTCGCGCTCGTGTGGGCTTGAAAAATCCGAATCGACCAATTGCTAGCTTTATTTTCTCTGGTCCTACTGGAGTTGGCAAGACAGAATTAGCGAAAGCTTTAGCAGCTTACTTCTTCGGTTCTGAAGAAGCAATGATTCGCCTCGATATGTCTGAATTCATGGAACGCCATACCGTCTCCAAGCTCATCGGTTCACCTCCTGGTTACGTAGGATACGACGAAGGTGGTCAATTGACCGAAGCAGTGCGGCGCAGACCTTACACAGTGTTGCTATTCGACGAAATCGAGAAAGCACACCCCGATGTATTCAATATGCTGCTGCAAATGATGGATGATGGTCGTCTCACTGATGCTAAAGGTCGAGTAGTGGACTTCAAAAACACACTGATTATTTTGACTTCTAACATCGGTTCTCGCGTCATTGAAAAAGGCGGCGGTGGTTTAGGCTTCCAGTTTGGTGAAGACGAAGCCGAAGCAAGTTACAACCGCATTAAGTCTTTGGTGAACGAAGAGCTAAAAGCTTACTTCCGTCCAGAATTCCTCAACCGTCTTGATGAAATCATTGTCTTCACTCAACTCAAGAGAGATGAAGTCAAGCAAATCGCACAGATTATGCTCAAGGAAGTTGCTAGCCGCTTAACTGAAAAGGATATTGCCTTAGAAGTTACAGAACGTTTCCAAGAACGTGTAGTACAAGAAGGTTACAATCCCAGTTACGGTGCAAGACCTTTACGTCGGGCAATTATGCGCCTCCTAGAAGATTCTCTGGCTGAGGCAATGCTATCTGGTCAAATCGTAGCAGGTGACACAGCTATTGTAGATGTTGACGATGACGGTCAGGTAACAGTACGCAAGTCAGAAAAACCAGAGTTGCTTTTAGCAAGTGTTGGCTAA
- a CDS encoding DUF3288 family protein has protein sequence MSAEAKDQQHPLYNRDRPLIDNLMAQAATDHNLVELARLRIRYQGFPGARDIQQDLEKIMQQWGLTEAELFEKTRALHDVGGIYKSRAKREEQDWN, from the coding sequence ATGAGTGCAGAAGCTAAAGATCAACAACATCCTTTATATAACCGCGATCGCCCTTTAATTGATAATTTAATGGCTCAGGCTGCGACAGACCATAACTTAGTAGAACTAGCAAGGCTACGCATTCGCTATCAAGGTTTTCCTGGAGCGCGAGATATCCAACAGGATTTAGAGAAAATTATGCAGCAATGGGGTTTAACCGAAGCGGAATTATTTGAGAAAACTCGTGCTCTACATGATGTTGGTGGTATTTATAAAAGTCGTGCTAAGAGGGAGGAACAAGATTGGAATTAA
- a CDS encoding DUF2267 domain-containing protein produces MPDETIRKDLPEIDPTQIEDTRTFIADEHRSFLEKVMVKAGFADLYDARDFTEVVFRVMRDLMTTEAADRVEAELHQEAVPTKEKALQMEVAELWRDTNPIVGFLSRVRPPWQGPGIFKIDSDRFLFRVANESGMPRSVEREQAVKAVFSATKDELSEERIQEIASWLPGHVRELWEQA; encoded by the coding sequence ATGCCAGATGAAACAATAAGAAAAGACCTTCCAGAAATTGATCCAACACAGATTGAAGACACCAGAACTTTTATTGCTGATGAGCATAGATCTTTCCTTGAGAAGGTTATGGTCAAAGCTGGATTTGCAGATCTGTACGATGCAAGAGACTTTACCGAAGTTGTGTTTCGCGTTATGCGTGACTTAATGACAACAGAAGCAGCAGATCGCGTCGAGGCAGAACTACATCAAGAGGCTGTACCTACCAAAGAAAAAGCCCTACAAATGGAAGTTGCTGAACTTTGGAGAGATACTAATCCAATTGTGGGATTTTTAAGCAGAGTTCGTCCACCTTGGCAAGGTCCAGGAATCTTCAAAATTGATTCTGATCGTTTTCTGTTTCGGGTTGCCAATGAATCAGGAATGCCGCGAAGCGTTGAACGAGAGCAAGCGGTAAAAGCGGTATTTTCTGCTACTAAAGACGAACTTTCCGAGGAACGGATTCAGGAAATCGCAAGCTGGCTCCCCGGACACGTACGCGAACTTTGGGAACAGGCTTAA